The nucleotide window CGTGGCCCTGGGGCCGGACGTGGCGGCGGACACCGTCGGGCAGGCGGAACAGATGATGGCGAGCTTCACCGCCGCGCCCGCCCCGTAGGGACTCGGCGCCTTCGCGGCGCTCGGGATGCGGCCCGGCCGGCGCTTGGAATGCGGTCCAGCCGCGCAGGGCAGAATGCATCCACGTGATGGAGCGGAGGAAGCTGGGCGCGAGCGGTCCCGAGGTGCCCGTGGTCGGCCTGGGCACGTGGCAGACGTTCGACCTTCCGGCCGAGCGGCAACCGGTGGCCGATGCCGTGGTCGAGGCCGTGCTGGAGGGCGGCGGGCCGTTCGTGGACTCCTCGCCCATGTACGGGCGGGCGGAGGCGGTGCTCGGGCAGGCCCTCGGCGACCGCAGGGCCGAGGTCGTGGTCGCCACCAAGATCTGGGCGCGGTCGGTGGAGGAGGGCCGGGAACAGCTGGCGGCGCAGCTCCGGTACTTCGGTGGACGGATCGAGCTGGAACAGGTGCACAACCTGGTGGCGTGGCGAGAGCAGCTCAACTGGCTGGAGCGGGAGCGGGACCGAGGCGTGATCGCCCTGCTCGGAGCCACGCACTGGAGCGCCTCGGCGTTCGGCGAGCTGGCGGCCGTGATGCGATCGGGCCGGATCCAGGCCGTCCAGATCCCGTACAGCCCGTTCGAGCGCGAGGCCGAGCGGGAGGTCCTTCCGCTGGCGGAGGAGCTGGGGCTCGGCGTGGTGGTGATGCGCCCGTTCGGGGAGGGCTCGCTGCTCCCCGGGCCGAGCGGCGAGGCGCTGGGTCCGCTCGAGCCGTTCGGGGTCCTCACCTGGACCCAGGCCCTGCTCAAGTGGATCCTGTCCGATCGCCGGGTCCACGTGGCCATCCCGGCCACCCGGAGCCCCGGGCACGCCCGGGAGAACTTGGCGGCGGGCGCGCCGCCGTGGTTCGGGCCGGAGGAGCGGGCGCTGGTGGAGCGGCTGGCCGCGGGCCTCCGCTGACGGCATGCCGATCGTGTCAGTGGGGGGTGCTACGGTCCTGACGGTCGTGATCCGTCGCACCATGCTCGACACCCGAGGTCGCCGCTGGGAGGTCGAGGTGCCTCAGACCGCCCGGGAGCGGATCCGGGGGCTGCTGGGCCGTGACAGCCCCCCGCCGGGGCACGCGATGCTGTTCGTCCGGACCCGATCGGTGCACACGGTCGGGATGCGGTTCGCCATCGACGTGGCGTTCCTCGACGCGTCCCTGCGCGTGATCGCCGTGCGCACGATGCGGCCGGGCCGGCTCTCATTGTGGCCGCGGGGGACCCGGCACGTCCTGGAGTGCGCCGCCGGGGCCGGGCCGCGCGAGGGAGACCGCCTGGTGCCGGTGGAGCCGGACGGGACCTGAGATAACGCCCGCTGATCGGGGACCTCGGGCGGCGATATACTCGGTCGGCCGCCGCCAGGTCGGGCCGGGGGAAGCCCGAAATCCGAGCCCCCATCGTCTAGCGGCCCAGGATACCGCCCTTTCAAGGCGGCGACGCGGATTCGAATTCCGCTGGGGGCACGCAATCGAATATGGTCCCGTGGAGCAGCTTGGCCGTGCTCGCCACCCTGTCAAGGTGGAGGTCGCGGGTTCGAATCCCGTCGGGACCGCCAGCATCGTGGACGCGCCGTGCCCGAGGGCGACCGGGCGGGGCGGGTGGGGCGAGGTAGCTCAGTTGGCAGAGCACGCGGCTGAAAACCGCGGTGTCGGCAGTTCGATTCTGCCCCTCGCCACTTCAGGGATCGTCAGGACCGGGACGTGGACCCGTCGATGAGGTTGCGTATCTCGCTCTCGCGGTAGCGGCGATGGCCTCCCAGCGTCCGGATCGAAGACAGCTTCCCCGCTTTGGCCCACCGGGTCACGGTCTTCGGATCGACCCGGAACATGCTCGCCACTTCCGCCGGCGTGAGCAGCTTCTCCGTGATCTCCTGCGTCTTCACCCGTCCCCCTCCTCCGCCCCCAGTTCGCTTGTACCGCTTATGCGCCATTATGACGCGAACGTGCCCTCTGGGACAAGGAAGAAAAGAGGCGCTTTCGTCCGATTCGCGAAGCTGCCCCGGAAGCCGGGGATGAAGGGGTCAGTTGAGCGATTCGTGGCTCCGGACCTCGGCCCACCGCCCGGTCACGGACTGGTACAGCTCCGCGGCCTGGGCCAGGTCGCCGGCCCGAAGCGCGCTCACCGACTCCTGGACCTCCCGGACGCTGTGGTCGTTGTCCAGCTCGTCCCACCCGAACAGGTTGGACACGCCCGCGTAGTCGAGCTCCAGGACCGAGCGGTGGTCGAACGACGCCAGCCACCGGCCGAGGTCGCCCACCAGGTCCGAGAGCGGCGCGAGCTCGGAGCGCCGGAGCGCCGACAGCGCCCCGTCCACGCGCTTGCGCGCCGTGGGGACCTGCGTCACGTACGTCAGGCGGAACCCGTCCGGGGTCTCCGCCAGGCGGCGCTCGTCGTCGGCGAACAGCACGAACCACCGGATGGGCACGTGCCAGGGGCTCTGGAGCATGAACGGCACGGCCTTGGGCTGGCGCCGGCGCATCCGGGCCAGCTCCCGGGCTGCCCGCCTGGCCTCGGCCTCGGGCACGAACGCGTCCACCATCTCCGGCGCCGCGGACTCCCGGAGGGACAGCAGGCTGGCCAGCTCCCGCAGGCGCGTCCGCCAGGGACAGACGTAGTACGAGCCGTCGATCAGCCGGACGTCCGCGTGATCGCCCTCGGCCGAGGACAGCAGCCCGATACGGCCCTGCGGGACGGCGGAACGCTCGCGGTAGATCGGACGGGACGGACGGGCCCGCCCGCCGGCCACGATGTAGCGCTCCCAGTGTCCGCGCTCCTCGGTCGGGAACGCCTCCAGGGGCTGGAACACTCGAAGGTACGCGCAGGGAAACATCCGCGCGCATTATAGGAGTGCAGACTCCCCCGTCCAGAGGCCGGCTTCCGGCGCGAACCGGTGGTCCGCGGGCGCGATCGGATATAGTTGAGGCCGTTCCACACCGGCGTCCCCGCCTTCCCGGAGGCCCCGTGCCGCGCTCGAGCGACATGGAAATCGATCGGCCCGCAGCGAACTGATGGGGGTATTCGAAGCGCTCGGCGAGGAGTTCGAACAGGTCGTCTTCTTCCACGATCAACCCTCCGGGCTCCGGGCCATCATCGCCATCCACTCCACGGCCCTGGGGCCGGCTCTCGGCGGGACGCGCTTCTACCCGTACCCCTCCGAGGACGATGCGCTGCGCGACGTGCTCCGCCTGGCCCGAGGCATGACCTACAAGGCCGCGGCGGCCGGGCTGGACCTGGGCGGCGGCAAGGCCGTGATCATCGGCGATCCCAAGCGCATCAAGACGGAGGAACTGCTGCGGGCCTACGGCCGGTTCATCGACACGTTGCGGGGCCGCTACATCACGGCGGAGGACGTCGGCACCACCGGCGAGGACATGGACGTCGTGCGCCGGGAGACCCGCAGCGTCACCGGCGTGTCGCCGGCCCTGGGCGGATCGGGCGACCCCTCGCCGGTCACCGCGTTCGGCGTGTTCAAGGGACTCATCGCGTGCGCGGAGGAGGTGTGGAGGGACTCCTCCCTGGCGGGCAGGCGCGTGGCCGTGCAGGGCGTGGGGAAGGTCGGCTACCACCTGGTGAAGCTGCTGACGGAGGCGGGCGCCACCGTCGTGGCCTCGGACGTCGACGTGGACGCCGTGGCCCGCGCGGTTCGCGAGTTCGGCGTGGACACCGCGGACCCGGACAAGATCCACGCCGAGGAGTGCGACGTCTTCGCGCCGTGCGCGCTGGGAGGAGTGATCCGCGACGACACCATCCCCTCGCTGAAGTGCCGGGTGGTGGCGGGGTCGGCCAACAACCAGCTCGAGCGGCCGGAGCACGGGTCGGCTCTCCGCGAAGCCGGCATCCTGTACGCGCCCGACTACGTGATCAACGCGGGCGGCCTGATCAACGTGGCGGACGAGCTCCGGGGCTACGACCGCGAGCGGGCCATGGGCCGGGTGGAGGCCATCTACCGGACCCTCCGCGAGGTCTTTTCCATCGCGCGGGAGCACGACGTCCCCACCAACGAGGCCGCCGACCGGTTCGCGCTTGCCCGGATCGAGCGCATCACCAGGCTCCGCCGGTACTGGGTGCCCGGGCGGTCCTCCGCTGGACCCCGTGCGGTGTGGTGAGCAACCCCTAGACTCCCTCCGTCCGGCATGGAGAGCACGATGGAACCCGAAACCCCCTATCGCGTGATCGGCGACGACGACTCCGCGTCCGTCGACCCCGCCGACCTCGGCCTGAAGGACGAGGACCTCCGGGAGCTGTATCGGCTCCTGCTGCTGACGCGGCGGGCCGACCTGGAGGCCACCGCGCTCCAGCGACAGGGCGAGTTGGCCGTGTACCCGCCCCTGATCGGCCAGGAAGCGGCGCAGGTCGGGAGCGCGTTCGCGCTGGGGCCGGCCGACTACATCTTCCCGTCGTACCGGGAGCTGGGGGCCGCGCTGGTGCGGGGGGTCGACCTGGTCCAGTACCTGCACTTCTACCGGGCCACCTGGCACGGCGGGACGTACGACCCCACCGAGCACCGGTTCGGGATGGTGTCGGTGCCCGTCGGCTCGCAGACCCTGCACGCGGTGGGATACGCGCTCGGGCTGAAGCTCGACGGGAAGCCCGACTGCTCGCTGGTGTACTTCGGGGACGGTGCGACCTCGGAGGGCGACGTCCACGAGGCGTTCGGCTTCGCCGCGGTGTTCGGCGCCCCCGTGGTGTTCTTCTGCCAGAACAACCACTGGGCCATCTCGGTCCCGGTGGAGCGCCAGACCGTCGCGCCCATCTGGAAGAAGGCAGGGGCGCACGGGTTCCCCGGCGTCCAGGTGGACGGCAACGACGTGCTGGCCGTGTACCAGGTGACGAAGGAGGCGGCGACCCGAGCCCGCGAGGAGGGCACGCCGACGCTCATCGAGGCGGTGACGTACCGGCTGGGCCCGCATTCCACGGCGGACGACGCCGGCCGGTACCAGCCGGCCGAGGAGATCGAGCGGTGGAAGGCCCTCGATCCCCTGGAGCGATACCGGCGGTTCCTGGAAGCGCGTGGCCTCCTCGACGACGGGTTCGCCGAGGCATGCGAGCAGGAAGCCAAGGACGCCATGGCCCGGTTGAGGGAGGGCGTGCTGTCGTCGGCGCCGCGGCCGGTGGAGGAGTTGTTCCAGTGGGTGTTCGAGGGTGAGCTGCCGCAGCACCTCCAGCGCCAGCGCGACGAGGTCGTGGGGGACGGCGATGGCTGAGCTGACCATGGTCGGCGCGCTGAACCAGGCCCTCCGGGACTCGCTGCGGGACGACGAGCGGGTGCTGGTGCTGGGCGAGGACGTGGGCAAGCTCGGCGGGGTGTTCCGGGTCACGGACCGGCTCCAGGACGAGTTCGGGACGGAACGCGTCTTCGATACGCCGCTGGCCGAATCCGCCATCGCCGGCGTGTCGCTGGGCCTGGCCCTGGCCGGCTGGCGTCCGGTGGCCGAGATGCAGTTCGACGGGTTCTCCTACCCCGCCCTGGACCAGGTGATCTCGCACATCGCAAAGTACCGCTACCGGTCGCGGGGGCGCCAGGGGGTGCCGGTGGTGATCCGCATCCCGTTCGCCGGGGGGATCGGCGCGGCAGAGCACCACTCGGAGAGCCCGGAGACCTACTACGCGCACACCGCCGGGCTGAAGGTGGTGGTGCCGTCCTCGCCCCTCGACGCCTACAACCTGCTGGTCCGATCGATCCGGGACCCGGACCCGGTGATCTTCCTGGAACCGAAGAGCCGGTACTGGTCCAAGGAGTCCGGCGAGCCGTCCGCGGACGGGCCGCCCATCGGCGCGGCGCGGGTGGTCCGCGAGGGCAGCGACTGCACCATCGTGGCCTACGGGGCGATGGTGGCGCGGTCGCTCGGCGCGGCGGCGCGCCTGTCCGACGAGGGCGTCGAGGCGGAGGTGCTGGACCTCCGGACGCTGGTGCCGCTGGACGTCCGGGCGCTGGCGGACTCGGTCCGGCGCACGGGGCGGGCGGTGGTGGTGCACGAGGCGCCGCTCACCCTGGGGATGGGCGCCGAGGTGTCCGCGCGGATCATGGAGGAGGCGTTCGACCACCTGGAGGCCCCGGTCATCCGGGTGACCGGCTACGACACGCCGTACCCGCCGGCCACGCTGGAGGAGCACTACCTCCCCACCGTGGACCGCATCGCGCGGGCGGTCCGGCGGACGGTCGAGTACTGATGGCGGCGAAGGACTTCCTGCTCCCCGACCTCGGCGAGGGGCTGGAGGAGGCCGAGGTCGTGACGTGGCGGGTCTCGGAGGGCGACCGCGTGGAGCTCAACCAGCCGCTGGTCGAAGTGAACACGGCGAAGGCCCTGGTGGAGATCCCCTCGCCGTTCGGAGGCGTCGTGGCCAAGCTGCACGCGGCCGAGGGCGACGTGGTGAAGGTGGGGGCGCCGCTGGTGACGATCGAGGTGGAGGAGGCCGGTGGTTCGGCTGGCTCGGCAGGAGCGGCCCCGGCGGCCACGCCCGCGAAGGAGGCACCCACGCCCGACGCCCCGAAGCGGCGGCCGGTGCTGGTCGGCTACGGCGTGGCGGAGGAGGAGCCGGAGCCTCGTCCCGCCGCGGCCGGCCGCCGCCGGGAGGGCACCGGACCCGTTCCTGCCTCGCCGCCGGTGCGCCGGCTGGCCAAGGATCTCGGCGTCGACCTCGCGGCGGTACCGGGGACGGGGCCGGGGGGCCGGGTCACCCGGGAGGACGTGGAGAAGGCCGCCGGCGCGGCGACGGCAGGAGCCGAAGCGGCAGCGCCGGGTGGCGAGGCCGAGCGTATCCCCGTCCGGGGGACCCGGCGGCTCATCGCCGAGCACATGGCCCGGTCCGCTCGCGAGATCCCCCACGTCACCACCTTCCTGACGGTGGACGCCCACTGGCTGGAGGAGTTCCGGCGCGACGTCGCCGGGGGGTCCGACGCGCGCATCAGCCCGCTTCCGGTCATCGTGCGGGCCCTGACGGAGGTCGTGCGCGAGCACCCCAAGCTGAACGCGAGCTTCGACGCCGAGCGAAGCGAGATGGTCCTGTACCGCGACTGCCACGTGGGCATCGCCAGCGACACCGACGCGGGCCTGCTGGTCCCGGTGGTGAGGGACGCCGGACGCAAGAGCATCCTGGAGATCGCCGCCGAGATCGGCTCGCTGTCGCAGGCCGCCCGGAAGGGAACCATCGGGCCGGACCGGATGGCCGGCGGGACCATCACCGTGACCAACGTGGGGACGTTCGGCTCGGAGTTCGGCACGCCGATCATCAACTTCCCGCAGGCGGCCATCCTGGCGGTCGGCGTCATCGAACCTCGGGCGCTGGTGGTGGACGGTGAGGTGGCGGTTCGCCCGGCCATGACGCTCTCGCTCTCGTTCGACCATCGCCTGCTGGACGGCGCGGAGGCCGGACGGGCCCTGCGCGACCTGGGGCAGTTCCTGGAGAGCCCGTTTCGCCTGGGATCACTTCCCCGGTGAAGATCGTCTCGCTGCTCCCCTCGGGCACGGAGATCGTGTTCGCGCTGGGCCTGGGCGATCAGCTGGAAGCGGTCACGGACGAGTGCGACTACCCCGCGGAGGCCCGCGACAAGCCGGTGGTGTCGCGGTCCGCGCTCCCCGCCGGCCGTCCGCTGTCGGCTCGGGAGATCGATGACGCCGTGCGGGCCAGGATGGACCAGAAGGACCCGCTGTACCTGCTGGACAAGGCCCTGATCCAGCGGATCCAGCCCGACGTCATCCTGGCCCAGGACCTGTGCCGCGTCTGCGCGGTGCCGAGCGGTCAGGTGGAGGACGCGCTGGCCGAGCTGGGGGTCACCTCGAAGGTGCTGTCGCTCGACCCGAACACGCTGGAGGAGGTCCTGGACACGATCTCCACGGTGGGGCGGCTGCTGGGAGCGGAGGATCGAGCCGGGGAGCTGGTCTCGTCGCTCCGGCAGCGCGTGGAGCGGATCCGGCGGACCGCGCTGGGCGTCCCCTCAGTTCGGGCCCTGGCCCTGGAGTGGTCCGATCCGCCGTTCGTGGGGGGGCACTGGATCCCCGACATGGTGGAGATCGCCGGGGGCA belongs to Actinomycetota bacterium and includes:
- a CDS encoding BldC family transcriptional regulator, which encodes MFRVDPKTVTRWAKAGKLSSIRTLGGHRRYRESEIRNLIDGSTSRS
- the pdhA gene encoding pyruvate dehydrogenase (acetyl-transferring) E1 component subunit alpha gives rise to the protein MEPETPYRVIGDDDSASVDPADLGLKDEDLRELYRLLLLTRRADLEATALQRQGELAVYPPLIGQEAAQVGSAFALGPADYIFPSYRELGAALVRGVDLVQYLHFYRATWHGGTYDPTEHRFGMVSVPVGSQTLHAVGYALGLKLDGKPDCSLVYFGDGATSEGDVHEAFGFAAVFGAPVVFFCQNNHWAISVPVERQTVAPIWKKAGAHGFPGVQVDGNDVLAVYQVTKEAATRAREEGTPTLIEAVTYRLGPHSTADDAGRYQPAEEIERWKALDPLERYRRFLEARGLLDDGFAEACEQEAKDAMARLREGVLSSAPRPVEELFQWVFEGELPQHLQRQRDEVVGDGDG
- a CDS encoding 2-oxo acid dehydrogenase subunit E2, coding for MAAKDFLLPDLGEGLEEAEVVTWRVSEGDRVELNQPLVEVNTAKALVEIPSPFGGVVAKLHAAEGDVVKVGAPLVTIEVEEAGGSAGSAGAAPAATPAKEAPTPDAPKRRPVLVGYGVAEEEPEPRPAAAGRRREGTGPVPASPPVRRLAKDLGVDLAAVPGTGPGGRVTREDVEKAAGAATAGAEAAAPGGEAERIPVRGTRRLIAEHMARSAREIPHVTTFLTVDAHWLEEFRRDVAGGSDARISPLPVIVRALTEVVREHPKLNASFDAERSEMVLYRDCHVGIASDTDAGLLVPVVRDAGRKSILEIAAEIGSLSQAARKGTIGPDRMAGGTITVTNVGTFGSEFGTPIINFPQAAILAVGVIEPRALVVDGEVAVRPAMTLSLSFDHRLLDGAEAGRALRDLGQFLESPFRLGSLPR
- a CDS encoding cobalamin-binding protein; protein product: MKIVSLLPSGTEIVFALGLGDQLEAVTDECDYPAEARDKPVVSRSALPAGRPLSAREIDDAVRARMDQKDPLYLLDKALIQRIQPDVILAQDLCRVCAVPSGQVEDALAELGVTSKVLSLDPNTLEEVLDTISTVGRLLGAEDRAGELVSSLRQRVERIRRTALGVPSVRALALEWSDPPFVGGHWIPDMVEIAGGTNLLSERGQPSRQVTWKQIADSTPEVVVFMPCGYYLDEAEDEALRLFGNPDFANTPAAREGSVFAVDASAYFSRPGPRIVDGLETLAWAVHPEAYPEPSPDAIVRVER
- a CDS encoding leucine dehydrogenase; translation: MGVFEALGEEFEQVVFFHDQPSGLRAIIAIHSTALGPALGGTRFYPYPSEDDALRDVLRLARGMTYKAAAAGLDLGGGKAVIIGDPKRIKTEELLRAYGRFIDTLRGRYITAEDVGTTGEDMDVVRRETRSVTGVSPALGGSGDPSPVTAFGVFKGLIACAEEVWRDSSLAGRRVAVQGVGKVGYHLVKLLTEAGATVVASDVDVDAVARAVREFGVDTADPDKIHAEECDVFAPCALGGVIRDDTIPSLKCRVVAGSANNQLERPEHGSALREAGILYAPDYVINAGGLINVADELRGYDRERAMGRVEAIYRTLREVFSIAREHDVPTNEAADRFALARIERITRLRRYWVPGRSSAGPRAVW
- a CDS encoding alpha-ketoacid dehydrogenase subunit beta; this translates as MAELTMVGALNQALRDSLRDDERVLVLGEDVGKLGGVFRVTDRLQDEFGTERVFDTPLAESAIAGVSLGLALAGWRPVAEMQFDGFSYPALDQVISHIAKYRYRSRGRQGVPVVIRIPFAGGIGAAEHHSESPETYYAHTAGLKVVVPSSPLDAYNLLVRSIRDPDPVIFLEPKSRYWSKESGEPSADGPPIGAARVVREGSDCTIVAYGAMVARSLGAAARLSDEGVEAEVLDLRTLVPLDVRALADSVRRTGRAVVVHEAPLTLGMGAEVSARIMEEAFDHLEAPVIRVTGYDTPYPPATLEEHYLPTVDRIARAVRRTVEY
- a CDS encoding DUF192 domain-containing protein; protein product: MLDTRGRRWEVEVPQTARERIRGLLGRDSPPPGHAMLFVRTRSVHTVGMRFAIDVAFLDASLRVIAVRTMRPGRLSLWPRGTRHVLECAAGAGPREGDRLVPVEPDGT
- a CDS encoding aldo/keto reductase encodes the protein MERRKLGASGPEVPVVGLGTWQTFDLPAERQPVADAVVEAVLEGGGPFVDSSPMYGRAEAVLGQALGDRRAEVVVATKIWARSVEEGREQLAAQLRYFGGRIELEQVHNLVAWREQLNWLERERDRGVIALLGATHWSASAFGELAAVMRSGRIQAVQIPYSPFEREAEREVLPLAEELGLGVVVMRPFGEGSLLPGPSGEALGPLEPFGVLTWTQALLKWILSDRRVHVAIPATRSPGHARENLAAGAPPWFGPEERALVERLAAGLR